ACAAGAGCCCTGACCACGTCGCAAAATTCCGAACCGCCTTCAAGCTTGACGGCCTGGGCGCGGCCTTCGGTCACCAGCCTGCCAGCATTGCGCACGGCTTCATCCACGCTGGTGTGATAGCTCATGTAGGGCATGTCGCAGATCACAAGGGCCTGATCCGCAGCCCGCGCCACAGCGGCGCAATGGCGTAGCATGTCGTCCATGGTGACGCTGAGTGTGTCCTCGTGTCCCAGCATGACCATGCCGAGCGAATCCCCCACCAGCAGGGCATTGACTCCGGCGTCGTCCATAACGCGGGCCGTGCTGTAGTCGTAGGCGGTAAGCACCACAAGCTTGTCCTGCCCCTTGGCGGCGCGAAATGTGACCACAGTGTTCTTCATGGTGAATGCTCCTTGGTAAAAACCCTGTCGGCAACTGTTGGGGATGCCTGACGGCCAGCGATCCAGACGGCAGAAAAACGCGTCAGGAACGGCTGTTGGCCGCGAACGCCAGCCCCATAAGCAGATGCGTCAGCTTGGCCGCCGTAAAATCACAGTGGTGCAGACCCGCAATGGGGGCAAGCTCCACCACGTCCAGCCCCACGACCTGACGCCCCTCAACGCAGCGCTCAAGAATGAACTGGGCCTCACGCCAGCTTAAGCCGCCGGGTGACGGCGTTCCCGTGGCGGGCATGAGGGAGGCGTCAAAGGCGTCCACGTCAAAGGTGATGTAAATCCGCTGGGGGAAGCCCTCGGGCAGGGGCAGCTCGGGCAGACCCACGCGGGCCATGAAATAGGCGTCATAGTGCGTGACGTTGTGCGCCTTGCGTACCTCGGCTTCCTCGCGGCAGAAGTCGCGCACGCCAAACTGCACCAGCGGCAGGCCCAGATCGGCCACAGCACGGTGCATGACGCAGGCGTGCGAATAGGGGCTGCCCTCATAGCTTGAACGCAGATCGGCATGGGCGTCAAACTGCACAATGCCAAAGGGTTCGCCCGTGCTCTGCGCCTGCTTGGCCAGGGCGCGCAACGCGCCAAGGCTCACCGTGTGTTCGCCGCCGAGCAGCACCGGCAGGGCCTTGCAGGCAAGCGCCTGGGCCGTGGCAGCCTCGATGCGGTCAATGACCCCCTCAATGGGGCCGCTACAGTCCACAGGGGGCGCGGTATAAAAACCTGATTCTCCTGGGGTAAGTCCGCTTTCCCAGGCTTCAAGCTGCTGGGAGGCCGTGAGCAGGGCCTCGGGGCCGTGGGCCGTGCCAGCGCCGTAAGACACGCTCTGCTCCAGCGGAACGGGGATAATATGAAAGGCGGCCTGTTCAGGCCGGGAGGGGCTGTATTCCGATGCAAGAAAATGCTGCATGACTATCCTCAGGCTGTATGGATGAACCAAATAAAACGGCCCGCTTGGGGAGGCAGGCCGTCTTATTTGGAGGAGGCTGTCAGCAAAAGAAAGGAAGGTACTTTCTATTCTGCAATGGCCGTGCCAAGTGGAATCGAGAAAATAAATCTCTCTAACCACCAGTAATTTATTGTAATTTATTTCAGGAACAAATACTGTTTAGTTTAAAAACTTATACTCTCCTGCCCTGCGCCCCACGTTGCAGGCTTGCCGCTGTACAAAAAATTATCTCACTGATGCATGCGGCCAGCCCACGGAGCAGACTACTGTTAAAAATATACATTCTCAAAGTTACCGGCACGTTCGCTTCGGCGCTTACCCGCGCAAATAAATCTCGGTGCTTTTATCGGCTGATGTTCCGCCACCAGACTTTCCGCTCAAGACTTACTGCAACGTTTCCTTTCCAGCGGTGGCCGGAGCCCCCTGTATGCTGACGGTCAGCTTTTCCGCCAGTTCGCGCGCGCCGGGGGTCTGACGCCATTCGTCAAAGAGCTTGCGCCATGCGCCGAACTCCGTGAAGCCACGGTCCAGCTGATCTTCGTGCATCTGCACCCAGGTATTGAAAAGCTGCATCTGCACCTGAAAGGTGGCGCTGTTGAATATCATGGCCGCGCTGTCGCGCGCTATGCTCTTGCCTTCCACGTGGGTGGCCACGAAGTTGCAAATGGCGCGCTGCGACATTTCAAAGGTCACTTCCTGACCGTTCATTTCATCGGCCAGGGGCAGCAGATGGGGGTAGAGTTCGGCAATGCGCTCCATACCCTTGACCGGCACGGCCATGAACAGCGGCGCTTCACCGTCAACCGGGGCGGCTTCGGGCTTTTCGCTGATAAAATAGAATCGCAGCCAGTTTTCAAACATGACCGCTTCAATCATGGCGGCTACGGCGCTCTGGAATTGGCTCTGTGGCTCAGGCATGGAAACTCCTTGACTTTTTGGCGGCGTGAGCACCCTGGCTCCAACCGCCATCAGGACTTGGCTCACGTACTTCTGGAACAGATCATCAGGCCATGGCCGACGCCGAGAACCCCTGAAAGGCGCTCATGCCGCACGGCCTAGAGAAAAATGTCGCAAGCGGCTCCATATGTACTATCCGGGCCGACCCGCGTCAATGCGGTACGCCGTAAAGCCGGGGCGCATATAAATGTTCTGGCGGCGAGGATGCGGCCCTGCCAGATGCGGCCAGCCCAGACGACGCCAAAGCAAATGTAGCCAATGCGAATGCGAGCAGTCAGCGTTTCCCTAAGTCGCGGCCAGCCGCTCGCGCCGCAGGCGCAGCGCCCTGGTGCCCGTAAGGCTCAAGGCCAGGGCGGCGCTTCCCGTCACGGCGCAGACTATCCCCAGAGGGACAGCGGTTCCCGGCCCGGCCAGCCCCACCAACGGGGAGGAAAACGCCCCGAAAATAAAGGCCGCCACGCCGATCACGCCCGAAGCCGCGCCCGCGCCCACGTCCTGCGCCGCGATGCCGAGGGTGAAGCTGGTGGCGAAGGTCACGCCCTGGAGCGTTATCATGCAATACAGGGCGGCAATGAGGGGCCAGGGCGAAGCCGGACGTGCCAGGGTCACGCCCAGCACCGCCAGACAGGCCACCCAGCGCAGGACGTTTCCTGCCACCAGCAGCCTTTCTTCCCTGACGCGGCGGGCCAGCCGCCCGGTAATGATGGCCATAAAAGACAGACTGAGCGCGTTGGCCCCGAAGATCATGCCGTAGGCCGTGGGCGAAAAGCCGTACATATCCTGCAAAATAAAGGGCGAGGCCGCCACATAGCCGAAAAATCCGGCCATGGTGAAGCCTTGCACCCCGGCAAAGCACATGAAGGCCTTTTCGCTGAAGAGCTTGCCCGTACAGCGCAGGGAGGCCAGCACGCCGCCGGGCCGCCGGGCCTCTGGACGCAGTGTTTCCGGCAACCGCCAGGCGCACAGGCACACGAGCAGCAGGCCAAAACCCGTCAGAAAAATAAATACCGCGTGCCAGCCGCCCAGTACGGCCAGACCGCCACCCAAAAGCGGGGCCACGATGGGGGCCACGCTCTGAATGGCGATAAGCACGGCCATGAAGCTTGTGAGCTCCGGCCCGCGAAAAAGATCGCAGGCAATGGCGCGTGAAAGCACCACGCCCCCGGCTCCGCTGAGTCCCTGCGCAAACCGCAAGGCGATAAAACCTTGGCCGGAGCTTGTCTGCGCGCAAAAAAACGACGCCAGCGTGAAGAAGGCCAGCGCCAGCAGCAGGGGGCCGCGCCGCCCGCGACTGTCTGAAATGGGGCCTATGAATATCTGGCCAATGGCCATGCCCAGCAAAAAGGCGGTGATGGTGATCTGCGTGGCAGCCGTCGAGATGGAAAGATCCCCGGCGATCTGGGGCAGGCTCGGCAAATAGGTGTCTATGCTCAAGGGGCCGAATGCCCCCAGCATGGCGAGCAGCAGCGCGAAAAAAAGCCTGCGCCCACGGCTCAGCCGTGCGCCGGGCCCGACGACAAGGTCATTCTGTGAAAAACTCATGCGGTACTATTCCCTCAATTTTGGCGGATACTCAACCCGGCTGCGGGCAAAGTCAAGTTGCTGCGCCACAAGCTGCCAGCCGCACGACGCTCTGGCGGGCCGAAAAGCCTTGTGCTAGGGTCGCGTCATGATCGACTACGCTCAAGCGCTCAACCAAGCCCAATACCAGGCAGCCACCAGCGGCGACGGCCCCGTGCTGGTGGTGGCCGGCGCGGGCAGCGGCAAAACCCGCACCATTGTGTACCGTCTGGCCTGGCTGGCCGAAAACGGCATCTCGCCCGACGCCATGCTGCTGCTCACCTTTACCCGCAAGGCCGCCCAGGAAATGTTGCACCGCGCGGGACTGTTGCTGAACCAGGGGCTTACCGGCGTTCAGGGCGGCACTTTTCACGCCTTTTCTTTCAGCGTGCTGCGCCGTTGGAAACCCGCGTGGCTGGCCGACCGACCCTTTACGGTTATGGACGCCGCGGACATCACGGCAGCGGTCAAGCACTGCAAGGACACTCTCAAGCTGGGCAAGGGCGACAAATCCTTTCCCAAAACCCAGACCGTGGTGGGCCTGCTCAGCAAGGCGCGCAACAAGGAACTGCCCCTGGACGAAGTGCTGCGGCGCGAGGCCTTTCACCTGCTGCCCCATGCCGAAAGCCTGACCCGCCTGGGCGAGGCCTACAACGCCTACAGGCGCGAAAAAGGCCTCATGGACTATGACGACCTGCTTTTCGAGCTTGAAGACCTGCTGCGCACCAATGCCCTGGCCGCCGCCAGCCTGCGCCAGCGCTTCAGCCACATTCTTGTGGACGAATACCAGGACACCAACCTCGTGCAGGCGCGCATCGTGCGTCTGCTGGCCGGGCCGGAAGACGGGCCCCCAGGCAACGTCATGGCCGTGGGCGACGAGGCCCAGTCCATCTACGCCTTCCGTGGGGCGAACGTTCGCAACATTCTGGATTTCCCCAATTTTTTTCCGGGTACCAAGGTCGTACGGCTGGAGGAAAACTACAGGTCAACCAAGCCCGTGCTGGATGTGGCCAACAGCCTTCTGGCCCATGCGGCAGAGTCCTTTCATAAAAACCTCTTCACCAGAAAGGAAGGCGGCGAGCCGGTACGCCTGGTCACGCCCCTGAGCGACGCCAGCCAGGCCAAGCTTGTGGTGCGCCGCGTCGAAGAACTGCTGCGCGAGCACTTGCCCCACGAAATCGCCGTGCTCTTTCGCGCTGGCTTCCACTCCTACAACCTTGAAATGGCGCTCAACCAGGCTGGCATCGGCTTTCGCAAGTACGGCGGCCTGCGCTATACCGAGGCCGCCCACGTCAAGGACGTCATGGCCTACGCCCGCCTGCTGCTCAACCCTCTGGACCTGCCCGCCTTTGCCCGCGTGGCCGCCCAGCACAGCGGCATCGGCCCCAAGACAGTGGAAAAGCTCTATGCCGTGGCGCGCAGCGGCGACGCGGCGGCCACGGAAAAGGCCTTTGGCAAACACGTCGGCTTTCTGGAAGACATGCGCTTCATCAACGACCTGCGCGCGCGGCCCATGGCGCCCTCGTCCACGCTGGCGGCCATACTGGAGCACTACCGCCCCCGGCTGGAAACCCTGTACCCCGAAGACTGGCCCCGCCGTCAGCAGGGTCTTGAAGAAATCATTCAGATGGCTTCGGGCTACGTGCATCTGGATCTTTTTTTGGCCGATCTGGCGCTGGAGTCGCCCGAAGAGGACGAAAACGACGCCGAAGGCAAGATCACCCTTTCCACCGTGCATTCGGCCAAGGGGCTGGAATGGAACGCCGTGTGCATCATCGATCTTGTGGAAGACCGCTTTCCCTCGCGTCACGCCCTGGCCCGGCCCGAAGACTTTGAAGAAGAACGCCGCCTCATGTACGTGGCCTGCACCCGCGCCCGCCAACATCTGGATCTCTACGCCCCGGCCTCCCTGTACAACAGGGCCGAGCGCGGCAGCCAGCACGTGAACCAGAGCCCCTTTGTGCGCGAACTGGCTCCCGGCCTTGTGGAAGAATGGGTGGAGGGCTTTGGCGGCGGTCTTTCACGCCGCACGCCGGGCAGCTTCGGCGGCGCGGGCACGTATCAGCCACTGGCCCGGCCCCTGTCTCGGCCGCAGGCATATTCGCAGACATCCTCCCAAACATCCTCGCAGGCCAGCCGCGATTACGCCGCCTTTGACGATTGCCAGCTGCCCCCGGAACAGGAACATGCCGAGCCCGGCCTGAACTTTGCGCGGCCGCGCGGCCTTGCCCCCCGTCAGGAAAACCCGGCCGTGGGTGAAAGCCCAACGGCTGGCGGTTCCGGCACAACGGCCACAGGCGGCGCGGCCGCCGGTCAGGGGGAACTCTGCTACTGCACCCACCGCATCTTCGGGCGCGGCAAGATTATCAAGCATCTGTCGCCCGAAAAGGTGCAGGTGAACTTTCCCGGCTTCGGCCTCAAGGTCATTTTGAGCGAATACCTGCTCATGGAGAATTGATATGGTTGCGCCCCCATCGTCCGGCGACGCCGCCGCGCCACTGTCGGAAGACCGCATACTGGCCTGCCTGGCCGGATATTTTCCCCAGACCCATCCTTCATTGCTGCTGGGCCGGGGTGACGACTGCGCCGTGCTCAAGGCCGGACGGCCCCTTTGCGTCAGCAGCGACCTTTTTTTGGAAGACATCCATTTTCGCCGTTCCTATTTTTCGCCCGAAGACACGGGCTACAAGGCCCTTGCCGTCAATGTCAGCGACCTGGCGGGCTGCGGCGCGCGGCCCCTTGGCTTCACGCTCTGCCTGGGCCTGCCCTCCTGGGTGGATATGGAGTGGCTCAACAGATTCTTCAGCGGCATGGCCGAGGTGGCCGGTCAGCACCGCATGGCGCTGGCCGGAGGCGACCTCTCGCGCAGCAAGAGTCTGCACATTTCCATAACCGTCTGGGGCGAGACGGCGGACCCCGGCCATTTTCTGGTGCGGGGCGGCAGCATGCCCGGAGACGTGCTCTTCGTGGTCGGCCCTCTGGGCCTAGCCCGCGTAGGTCTGGCCCAACTGGAAGCGCAGGGGCGTCAGGCCCTTGATGCCTGGCCCGCCGCCTGCGCGGCCCATCTGCGGCCCGCACCGCAAGTGGACGCAGGACTGATGCTGGCGCGCGCGGGATACAACGCGCGGCCTCCGGCCCTCATGGATCTTTCGGACGGCATCATGCGCGACCTGCCGCGTCTGCTGGGCCTCACAGGCGAACTCAGCGCCGTCTGCCCGGAAAAATGCACGGGCCTCGGCGCGGAAATCGTGCTGCCGCAAGGCCGCCTGCACCCGGAACTACTGCGCTACGCAGCGGCCACGGGAAAAAATCCCGTGCATGAAGCCCTGCTCGGCGGCGAGGACTACGCCCTGCTCGGCACCTGCGCGCCCGACATGCTGCCTCCCCTGCACTCGGCCATTCCCGGCCTGTACAGCATTGGCGTGGTCACATCTGGCGGCGGCATTGAGTGCAACAACGCGCCTCTGGACAGCCTTGGCGGCGGATTTGACCACTTTGAGGCCTGAAACGCTTCGGCCTGCGACCCGCAAAAGGCCGTCCGGAGCAGATCACCCTTAATACATAAAGCATTTCGGCAGCATTCTGCCTAGAGCATTTTGCTTTTGAAGCACTCCTTGTTTCAAAAGCAAAATGCTCTAAAGAACCTTTGACTGGCAGGAACACGCATGCACAAGGATTTTCAGTCAGCACAAGAACTTATAGCCCCTTACGTGGAAGAAATGCGCGCCATCTGCCGGGACGCGTGGGCGCAGGGCCTGCTCTCGGGCTGTAACGGCAACTCCAGCCGCCGCCTGCCCGCCCCGCATGAGGGCATCGCGTGCCTGACCTGCACGGGGGCCGCCAAGGGCCGCCTTGCCCCGCAGAACTGCTGTCTTGTGGAGATTGCAGGCGCGGCCCCGCTGCACGGCGGCCCGGCGTCAACGGAATCCGGCATGCACCTGGCCATTTACCGCGCAAAGCCCCAATGCGGCGCCATACTGCACACGCACCCGCGCCGCCTGCTGGCCCTGAGCCTGCGCCTTGAAAAGGAAGACGACGGGCTGGAAGATTTTTTGCGCCTCCCGCTCTTTGAGGCGGACGTGTGGCGCGCCCGCCTGGGCTTCGCCCCTGCTCTGCCGCCCGGAACAGCGGAACTGGCCGACGCCGTGGCCAGGGCAAGCCTCGACCATCCGGCTGTGTGGATGGCAGGACACGGCCTGTGCAGCACGGGCGCGACCCTGGCCGAAGCGCTTTGCCTGACCGAGGAACTGGAGCATCTGGCCGCCATCCAGCTTTTGAGCATGCGCTGATCCAATTTCGCTTTTCCCCACAGTTCACGCCAAGCAATAAAGGCCCGCCACCGGGCCTTTTTTGCTGCCCATGGGCAGATACGTCCTGAGAGTAAGCGTTTCTACAGAGTGCCGTAACACGATTAACAAAATCGTGTTTTTTTGCTTGCCAAAAAACCTGCCCTTGTGTAGCATCTTTAAAAAAAACGTAACACAATCCTTCAGCACAGCATCTTAATCCAAGGAGCCTGACATGAACCTTTTGCAGCAGATCGGCCGCAAGGCAAAACCCATCCTCGGTGGTCTGGCCCTTACGGCTCTGCTGGGCGCGGCCCTGCCCGCAACGGCGCACGAATTCATCCTCAAGCCCGACACGGCCACTCCTGCCGCCGGGCAGAAAACCCGTGTGCAGGCCCAGGCTTCGCATGTTTTCATGATCAGCGAGGAAGCGGAAAAGCCCGAAACCGTGAACCTGCAACTGGTGCAAAAGGGCAAATCCACTCCTGTGACCCTGACCGAAGACGCTTCACTTGTCGCCCTTGTGGGCGACATTACGCTGACGGACACGGCCCCGGCCCTGCTGGTGGGGCACCGCCTGCCCCAGATATGGAGCGAAACCACGGAGGGCGTGCTTGAGGGCAACCGCGCGCAGCTTGAAGCGCAGGGCAAGAAAGTCCGCTCGGTGGGCAAGTATGAAAAGTTCGCCAAAAGCCTGCTCAACCCTGCCGCCAATGACACGCTGTACAAAACCCCGCAAAACCAGATGCTGGAAATCGTCCTGCTGGACAATCCCGCCACCGTCAAGCCCGGCGGCGTCATGAACGTACAGGTGCTTTTGCGCGGCAAACCCCTGCCGGGCGCGACCGTGGGCCTGACCCACGACGGCTTCAGCAAGGAAGAGGACGCCTACAAGGTGACGGCCGCCACCGACGCCCAGGGCAAAGCCGCCCTTGCCGTGGACAAGCCAGCACTCTGGATGGTCCGCACCGCCACCGTTGAAAAAACGCCGGGCACGGACGCCGACGCGCACCACCTGCGGGCCACCTACGTTTTCCCGGTGCGATAACGCGACGGCATGACCATGAGAGTTGCCGTGTTCACTAAGGTTTTCAGCCTGTTTCTGCTCTGCGCCTGCCTTGTGATGGTCAATGCGCGGCTCGCCTCTGCCCATGCCCTGCGCGCCGCCGAAATCCCTCAGGGGCAGGCCGTTGTCATGCAGTTCGCCTATTCCACGGGCGAAGTGCCTGCCTACGCGAATGTGGAAGTTTACGGCCCGGCCGATGCGGGCATGGAATTCCAGAACGGCCGCACCGACGCCCAGGGACGCTTCGCCTTTGTGCCCAATGCCCCGGGCCAATGGCGGGTGATCATGGCCGACAACATGGGCCACAGGGTAGTGCACGAGACTACTGTGGCCGAAAACGGCGGCGCCGCCCCCACGGCAGACGCCGCCGCTGACGCATGGGGCCGTTTTGCCACCCCCCTGCGGGCCTTGCTGGGCGTCAGCCTGCTGCTGAATCTGGGAACAATGTCCGTGCTGTGGCGTCAACGCCGCAAGGCGTAAAGCCAGGTTGGCAACACGGCCAGGAGGCCCGCCCATGGGGGGGCGGGCCTCCTTTTTATTTAAGAAAACGCTGAGTTATTCCGTTGGGCGGACTTGCTTCACTAAAAGATCGCGCTTCGCCAAAGGGGATAACCGCGCGTTTCCAGAAGGCTCTTTAATCAGCATTTAACTAAATCATTTCAGATTGTTATCTGAAACAGCCTCTCTTGCTGAAATTGCGCTAAGCGGGCGAGCACTCCGCATCGGCGGAGACGTGCACAATCTCGCCCACCATGGCGGCGGGCTCGTTCACGCCCACGCCAAAATCCTTTCTTTTTATGTCGCCCCACACCTTGAAGGAACGTGTGGGCTTTTTCGTCATGGGGTTGGTCACCACTTCGCTGCTGCGGAAGTTGAAGGTCACGTCCTTTGCCACGCCGCGAATGGTCAATGTGCCGCTGATCTTGCCCTCGCCCGCCGCCTCAAGCCGCACCTTGCTGCTCTCGAAGGTCATGACGGGGTGTACCGCCGCCTCAAAGAAATCACCACTGCGCAGATGTTCATCACGCGCAGCCACGTCCGTATCAATGCTGGCCGTCTGGGCGGCCATGCTGAATTTTGCGTCGGAGAGGTCGTCCTTGCCGATCTCGGCAGTGACCGTGAATTCGGCAAACCTGCCGGCTAGTTCGGTTATGGTGAGATGCCTGACTACAAAGCCAAGGCGGGAATGGGCCGGATCATTCTTCCATGTGGTCATGGTATTCTCCTTGTTTTTTTGCCGCCTCTGCACACAATGCACAGTTTTTTTCTGCGGGACGCCCCCCCGGCTGGCCGCTGCCATGGCGCGGACTCCGTGAGCCCCGCGTCAGATCGAAAAGCTTTGTATTACATAACACGCAATAAAGGTTTTAGGGGGTGGGGGCGTGGGGGCGTGGGGGAGGAGACCCTTTTGCAAAAGGGTCCCTCCCCCACAAAATAGTCAATGTAACATAGCATTGTCCTGGTCAGTTTAGTCACGGGATGAATTTTCAGTTATATCAAGGAGAGCGAGCCTTTTATGCAGGGAGTGTACTCTGATGGTACTCGACCGGAATAAAAGGCGAAGTTCGACGCAGAAATAACTGGAAAGGCGCTCGTGACTACAGTGCCTTAGAATACGCCGGGCAGACCGTTATCCCGCAGCGCGGCGTCACAGGAGCCGATATGGTAGCAGGTATGGCTGGCCAGCATGGCCACCGCCGCGCCATAGGCCACGTCGCGCCCTATCTTTTTGCTCAGCACAGAGTGGATCCGGGTAAGATCCTTGTCCGAAAGGCCGTCCAGCCAGGCGTCCACGCCGGCACGCACGGTTTCGGCATACTCCCGCATGGCGTCCTTGCCGATGGCGCAGGGGCCCTGAACCTTGAGCATGAGGGTGGCCATGTCGCAGGGGGCTGACGCGGGCGCGTCGTTTTCACCAAGGGTGAAAAAATTCAGCACGGCAAGGGCATGGGCGATCTGCTGCCACACGGGCCAGCCGCCGCGTGTTTCATTCCATATCTTTTCGGGGCAGACGTCGATGAATTGCGTCAGAAGGCTCCAGGAATGGCGGTACGGGGCCTGAACGGCATTGATAATGTCTCGTGACATGTGTTTCTCCTTTGAGGGCGTTGCCGCCGTCATGCGTGCGCCTGACGGACACGTCGGGCACACTGTTTGTCTCCACCATAACCAAAGCCCCCGCCTTGTGCAAAGCGGGGGCCTGAACATGGATCAACCGGCTGCCGGAACGCGCGTCAGCGTTGGGCGGCAGCGCCGTCAACGTATGGCGCGGTACGGATGTTATTCGAAACGGCTGGCGTTGGTGATAAGCACCATATCCACAGGCACATTTTCGTGCATGCCCATGCTCTTGGTCTTTACCTTGGCGATTTTGTCAACCACATCCATGCCCTCGGTCACGCGGCCAAAGGCGCAATAGCCCCAGCCGTCAAGGGTGGGGGCGCTGTGATTGAGAAAGCTGTTGTCCACCAGGTTGATGAAAAACTGGGCCGTGGCGCTGTGCGGGTCGCGGGTGCGGGCCATGGCGATGGTGCCGCGCTCGTTCTTCACGCCGTTGTCGGCCTCGTTGGCCACAGGTTCGCGGGTGGACTTTTCGTCCATGCGCGCGCCAAGGCCGCCGCCCTGAATCATGAAGCTGGGAATAACGCGGTGGAAGATGGTGTTGGTGTAAAAACCCTCATCCACATATTGCAAAAAGTTGGCAACGGTTTTCGGGGCCTTGTCGGGGAAGAGCTCGATCAAAATGTCGCCGGACGTGGTTTCCAGCAAAACCGTGGGATTGTCAGCCATGATAGCTCCTTTAGTGGTGACGGCACGCGCCTGCCCAAGCGGAAAGCGCGCCCTGAGCCGGAATATAGAGTATGCCCCGAAAGATGACAATGCCTGCCGCCGGGTATAGATTGCTTGCATGCCCGCAAAAAACAAAAAAGCATCCGTCGCCGTGTCCGCAGGCAAGAGCGCCCACCAGGGCGCAAGCCTTTTGCCTGGTCTTGAGCCCGCCTGCCAGCCAGCCACTTCGGCCGAATCCGGGGCTGAAACAGCCTGCCACATGACGCCGGGCTGTCACCTGCCGCCGGACAAGCACCTTCCCGCCCTGCGGCAGGCGCTGCTCGACTGGTTTTCCGTCCATCAGCGTGACCTGCCGTGGCGCGCCAGCTACACGCCCTATGAAGTCTGGATTTCAGAAGTCATGCTGCAGCAAACGCAGATGGAGCGCGGCGTCAGCTATTTTTTGCGCTGGATGCAGCGCTTCCCGGACATCGCCACTCTGGCCGCCGCTCATGAAGAGGACGTGCTCCGCCAGTGGGAGGGCCTTGGCTACTATTCCCGCGCCCGCCACATCCTGGCTGCCGCCCGCAAAATCGTGGCGGAACACGGGGGCGCGTTTCCCTCCGACCTCGCGTCCATCCGCGCCCTGCCTGGTGTGGGGCCATACACGGCCGGGGCCATTGCCAGCATTGCCTTTGGCGAAAAGCTGCCCTGCGTGGACGCCAATGTGGAGCGCGTCATCGCGCGCATTTTTGATGTGGACAGCCCCGTGAAGCAGGACCCGGCTGCTGGCATAATCCACCGATGGGCCCTGCGCCTTGTGCCCGAAGGCAAATCCCGCGAGCACAACCAGGCCATGATGGAACTGGGGGCCCTCATCTGCCGCAAAAAACCGCGCTGCGAACTTTGCCCTCTGGCCCGCTTTTGCATCAGCCGCCATCTGGGCATACAGGATCAGCGGCCTGTGCCGGGCAAGCGCGCAGTCATCACGCCGGTGCGCGCAGTCACGGGCGTGCTTTGCATAGGAAAACACATTTTTGTGCAAAAACGTCCGCCTTCCGGCGTATGGGGAAACCTGTGGGAATTCCCCGGCGGCAGGGTCGAGCCGGACGAAAGCCCGGAACAGGCCACGGTGCGTGAATTTATGGAAGAAACGGGATTCGCGGTGCAGGTGGCCGCCAGATATGGCATCATACGCCACGGCTACACCACCTACCGGCTGACCCTGCACTGCTTTGGCCTTGAACTGGCCAACAGCGGCGCAAACGCGCAGGCAAAGCCGCAGGGCGACGCCTGCCCCACGCCGCCGCAACTCACCGCCGCCACCCAGTACCGATGGGCAACCCCTGAAGAACTGGAGGGCCTGGCCATGCCTGCGGCGCACCGCAAGCTTGCGGACAGTCTTTTTGGCCCGTCAGGCGAGGCGTCGCCGCCGCACGCGTCCCTT
This DNA window, taken from Desulfovibrio sp. 86, encodes the following:
- a CDS encoding peptidylprolyl isomerase — encoded protein: MADNPTVLLETTSGDILIELFPDKAPKTVANFLQYVDEGFYTNTIFHRVIPSFMIQGGGLGARMDEKSTREPVANEADNGVKNERGTIAMARTRDPHSATAQFFINLVDNSFLNHSAPTLDGWGYCAFGRVTEGMDVVDKIAKVKTKSMGMHENVPVDMVLITNASRFE
- a CDS encoding DinB family protein yields the protein MSRDIINAVQAPYRHSWSLLTQFIDVCPEKIWNETRGGWPVWQQIAHALAVLNFFTLGENDAPASAPCDMATLMLKVQGPCAIGKDAMREYAETVRAGVDAWLDGLSDKDLTRIHSVLSKKIGRDVAYGAAVAMLASHTCYHIGSCDAALRDNGLPGVF
- the mutY gene encoding A/G-specific adenine glycosylase, with product MPAKNKKASVAVSAGKSAHQGASLLPGLEPACQPATSAESGAETACHMTPGCHLPPDKHLPALRQALLDWFSVHQRDLPWRASYTPYEVWISEVMLQQTQMERGVSYFLRWMQRFPDIATLAAAHEEDVLRQWEGLGYYSRARHILAAARKIVAEHGGAFPSDLASIRALPGVGPYTAGAIASIAFGEKLPCVDANVERVIARIFDVDSPVKQDPAAGIIHRWALRLVPEGKSREHNQAMMELGALICRKKPRCELCPLARFCISRHLGIQDQRPVPGKRAVITPVRAVTGVLCIGKHIFVQKRPPSGVWGNLWEFPGGRVEPDESPEQATVREFMEETGFAVQVAARYGIIRHGYTTYRLTLHCFGLELANSGANAQAKPQGDACPTPPQLTAATQYRWATPEELEGLAMPAAHRKLADSLFGPSGEASPPHASLQKKQGRLF
- a CDS encoding YceI family protein, with translation MTTWKNDPAHSRLGFVVRHLTITELAGRFAEFTVTAEIGKDDLSDAKFSMAAQTASIDTDVAARDEHLRSGDFFEAAVHPVMTFESSKVRLEAAGEGKISGTLTIRGVAKDVTFNFRSSEVVTNPMTKKPTRSFKVWGDIKRKDFGVGVNEPAAMVGEIVHVSADAECSPA